One genomic segment of Tubulanus polymorphus chromosome 4, tnTubPoly1.2, whole genome shotgun sequence includes these proteins:
- the LOC141904189 gene encoding kinetochore protein Nuf2-like, whose product MANQQFVSPIMKIEDVVIMINDMNAENKIMKISSSDITQPKENTVQQIYGLIWEELVGINVDDLSQPSMQAMYQIEHPEIHEVSLKLKHLSLCLSGIFSDIGVDGFSVMDLINPKPKKTLRLLSALLNFHIFTQARFTLVETLQEERKHIQESEKHLINENEELSRRINTIKCRKLEHEPECKQLEQEVAELSSKITEQQKLNAAAEQKLYEKDKEISSHLAQVDHASNSLKRIREMCDKLSGMIVASPDRVKTEEEHMKNQLKEMKERRTVLIEQVEQAVSTTKNKQQWISDYERILVLLENLKERYEEERSIKGQLESCIDQKEMLKYQHRSGIGTENQLKQTLDTLNDKINKIHLQYTRKIESAQEKKSSVIKSLEELQDEKDQDLLVVSETKKNMIKLQDEIDSKLASYQHDIQLMQSKYDGLLAQTDNYHTKLVTTWRK is encoded by the exons ATGGCGAATCAACAGTTCGTTTCGCCTATTATGAAAATAGAGGATGTGGTCATAATGATCAATGATATGAACGcggaaaataaaatcatgaaGATCTCAAGCAGTGATATTACTCAACCAAAG GAAAACACTGTTCAACAAATTTATGGATTGATATGGGAAGAATTGGTAGGAATAAATGTTGATGATCTATCACAG CCGTCAATGCAGGCGATGTATCAAATAGAACATCCTGAAATTCATGAAGTTTCTTTAAAACTGAAACATTTGAGTCTTTGTTT GAGTGGAATATTTAGTGATATAGGTGTGGATGGATTCTCTGTAATGGATCTCATTAACCCAA aGCCGAAGAAAACTCTGCGTTTATTAAGCGCCCTCTTAAACTTTCATATCTTCACACAAGCAAGATTTACcttagtcgaaacgttgcaAGAGGAAAGA AAACATATTCAAGAATCTGAGAAacatttgataaatgaaaatgaagaactgTCGCGTAGAATTAATACGATTAAATGTCGAAAACTTGAACATGAACCGGAATGTAAACAG CTGGAACAAGAAGTCGCTGAACTCTCATCAAAAATAACCGAACAACAGAAATTAAACGCTGCTGCTGAACAAAAACtatatgaaaaagataaagaaATCAGTTCTCATCTCGCGCAAGtg GATCACGCTTCGAATAGTTTGAAGCGTATTCGTGAGATGTGTGATAAACTATCGGGTATGATCGTAGCTTCACCGGATCGGGTTAAAACTGAGGAGGAGCACATGAAAAACCAActgaaagaaatgaaagaacGAAGAACGGTGCTGATTGAACAGGTCGAACAGGCTGTTAGTACGACGAAGAATAAACAACAGTGGATCAGCGATTACGAACGTATTCTCGTGCTTTTAGAAAACCTGAAAGAACGTTATGAGGAAGAAAG GTCAATTAAAGGTCAACTTGAAAGTTGCATCGATCAGaaagaaatgttgaaatacCAACACAGAAGCGGCATCGGAACAGAAAACCAACTGAAACAAACGCTGGACACGCTTAAtgataaaattaataaaattcatcttcaataTACGCGTAAAATCGAGAGTGCGCAAGAGAAGAAATCAAGTGTAATCAA GAGTTTGGAAGAACTGCAGGATGAAAAAGATCAAGATTTGTTAGTGGTCAGTGAAACTAAAAAGAATATGATCAAACTACAAGATGAAATAGACAGCAAATTGGCCAGTTATCAACACGATATACAACTAATGCAATCAAAGTATGACGGTCTTTTAGCTCAG ACTGACAATTATCATACTAAATTGGTGACAACGTGGAGAAAATGA